In bacterium, the following proteins share a genomic window:
- a CDS encoding dihydrolipoamide acyltransferase, whose product MKRLEAGTTGIYTITVDESHLASTMGNTGVDVLATPMIALLFENAATDALAPVMKETEISVGTWISVRHLKPTPPGMSVTTTVTLKEVKGVRYLFKAVVHDEVEKVAEGHIERAIIDTDRFYRTLNEKVEGGRKNMK is encoded by the coding sequence ATGAAACGTCTTGAGGCCGGAACAACAGGGATATATACGATCACAGTGGACGAAAGTCACTTGGCGAGCACCATGGGTAATACGGGAGTGGACGTTCTTGCTACTCCCATGATAGCCCTTTTGTTCGAAAATGCAGCCACCGATGCCCTGGCTCCTGTCATGAAGGAAACGGAGATATCGGTGGGCACCTGGATATCGGTCAGGCATCTGAAACCTACCCCCCCCGGCATGTCGGTAACGACCACGGTAACCTTGAAAGAGGTAAAAGGGGTCCGGTACCTGTTCAAGGCGGTAGTCCACGACGAGGTGGAAAAGGTGGCCGAAGGCCATATCGAGCGCGCCATTATCGATACGGATCGATTCTACCGCACGCTTAACGAGAAGGTGGAAGGAGGAAGGAAGAATATGAAATAA
- a CDS encoding citrate (Si)-synthase: protein MGKLHEKFGGDLPALRDDIRELVKSYGDVVLSEATVAQAYGGMRGIKSMICDTSEVSPDKGLIIRGIPLLEITDKLPEEIFWLLVTGELPNGAELKDLQADLTARSGVPGYVWDVLRAMPKDSHPMAMICVGILAMQNLSQYAKAYAAGVKKTEYWESTMEDVLDLIAKLPELAAGIYRIRFHDGKLIPHDKSLDWGGNMAKMLGLPDPDGNLADLMRLYLTLHSDHESGNVSAHACHTIGSALSDFYYSLAGGLAGLAGPLHGLANQECLAFVLEMIDKYGGAPTDEQLTEYCWATLNGGKVIPGYGHAVLRVTDPRYVAQVNWGKERIPEDPVFKTVAKMFDLVPGILKEQGKAKNPWPNVDAASGSLVYHFGIKEFPFYTVLFSVSRALGVGAQLIYNRALGAPIERPKSVTTNFVKGFVKK, encoded by the coding sequence ATGGGTAAATTGCACGAGAAGTTCGGTGGTGACCTTCCCGCCCTTCGCGATGACATCCGGGAGCTCGTAAAGAGCTATGGAGATGTCGTCCTGTCCGAAGCCACTGTTGCTCAGGCCTACGGCGGCATGAGGGGTATCAAGAGCATGATCTGCGACACCTCGGAGGTCAGCCCTGACAAGGGCCTCATCATCCGGGGCATTCCACTTCTGGAGATCACGGACAAGCTCCCCGAAGAGATCTTCTGGCTGCTCGTCACAGGTGAACTGCCCAACGGGGCGGAGCTCAAGGACCTGCAGGCCGACCTTACCGCAAGATCAGGTGTGCCAGGCTACGTCTGGGACGTGCTCAGGGCCATGCCCAAGGACTCCCACCCCATGGCGATGATCTGTGTCGGCATCCTGGCGATGCAGAACCTTTCCCAGTACGCCAAGGCCTACGCCGCCGGCGTCAAGAAAACGGAGTACTGGGAGTCCACCATGGAAGACGTCCTGGACCTCATCGCCAAGCTCCCCGAGCTGGCGGCGGGTATCTACCGGATCCGCTTCCACGACGGCAAACTGATCCCCCACGACAAGAGCCTCGACTGGGGCGGCAACATGGCCAAGATGCTGGGCCTGCCTGATCCTGACGGCAACCTGGCCGACCTCATGCGCCTGTACCTGACCCTGCACTCGGACCACGAGAGCGGCAACGTCAGCGCCCACGCGTGTCACACCATCGGTTCGGCTCTGTCTGATTTCTACTATTCCCTGGCCGGCGGCCTCGCTGGCCTGGCCGGACCGCTTCACGGCCTGGCCAACCAGGAGTGCCTGGCCTTCGTCCTCGAGATGATCGACAAGTACGGCGGGGCCCCCACGGACGAGCAGCTCACCGAGTACTGCTGGGCCACCCTCAACGGCGGCAAGGTCATCCCCGGCTACGGCCACGCCGTTCTCAGGGTCACCGACCCCCGCTACGTCGCCCAGGTGAACTGGGGCAAGGAGAGGATCCCGGAGGACCCGGTTTTCAAGACCGTGGCAAAGATGTTCGACCTGGTGCCCGGCATCCTCAAGGAGCAGGGCAAGGCCAAGAACCCCTGGCCCAACGTGGACGCCGCCTCCGGCTCCCTGGTCTACCACTTCGGCATCAAGGAGTTCCCCTTCTACACCGTCTTGTTCAGCGTTTCCCGCGCCCTCGGCGTCGGGGCCCAGCTGATCTACAACCGGGCTCTCGGGGCTCCCATCGAGAGGCCCAAGTCGGTCACGACCAATTTTGTCAAGGGTTTCGTCAAGAAGTAG
- a CDS encoding Na+/H+ antiporter: protein MDPTLISSEIQFLTLLTIAAGIAVVVKYIRLPYTIALVMGGLFVSLTGVQPYHLTEELILFIFLPPLLFEGAIHFELTDLRRNMKAIGTLAFPGLIASGFLAGYAILKVTGLPMTVALLVGVMITPTDPISVLALFKKLGVSRRLSMIVEGESVFNDGTGIVLYSVLLGIVTSGTLNIGASTLLFFKVVIGGLIVGLVLGYLAFLFLKRLDDHVLEVLITVLLAFGAFLVAEHTFHVSGVMAVVAAGVLVGNQGARLAMSPTTRLAIKNFWEIAAFVINSLIFLLIGTQIHLPELWAIWPTILAAFVIVTLARAAACYPSLLLLNMSGERIPVRWFHVINWGGIHGSIPVALALGLPDIPERGFIVNLVFGVVFLSLTIQGLTMSPLVHMLGLGGRLEEEEQYERTVARLVALSKALDELRQKLASGRVSRAIHDKVAGELEEDLRVARFRMEELETDPAVQLSWENRTRQASLTLQKSTLYEMMIQGNLSHESAEELMGEIDVALEKLEGEGN from the coding sequence ATGGACCCTACCCTTATAAGCTCCGAGATCCAGTTCCTGACCCTGCTGACCATCGCGGCGGGTATCGCTGTTGTGGTCAAGTATATCAGGCTGCCCTACACCATCGCGCTGGTCATGGGCGGCCTTTTCGTGAGCCTTACCGGGGTCCAGCCTTACCATCTCACCGAGGAACTCATCCTCTTTATTTTCCTGCCCCCCCTTCTCTTCGAGGGAGCTATCCATTTCGAACTGACCGACCTGCGCCGAAACATGAAGGCCATCGGCACCCTGGCCTTCCCGGGACTCATCGCCTCGGGTTTCCTGGCCGGGTACGCCATACTGAAAGTCACGGGCCTGCCCATGACCGTGGCCCTCCTGGTGGGAGTGATGATCACCCCCACCGACCCCATTTCGGTTCTGGCTCTTTTCAAAAAGCTGGGAGTATCCAGGCGCCTGTCCATGATCGTCGAGGGCGAGTCGGTATTCAACGATGGAACCGGCATCGTCCTTTACAGCGTCCTGTTGGGCATCGTAACTTCAGGCACCCTCAACATCGGGGCCTCGACCCTCCTTTTTTTCAAGGTCGTTATCGGGGGGCTCATCGTCGGCCTCGTCCTCGGTTACCTGGCGTTCCTCTTTTTAAAACGCCTGGACGACCACGTCCTGGAAGTGCTGATCACGGTACTTCTGGCCTTCGGGGCCTTCCTGGTGGCGGAGCACACCTTCCACGTCTCCGGGGTCATGGCCGTGGTTGCCGCCGGAGTCCTGGTGGGCAACCAGGGCGCGCGCCTGGCCATGAGCCCCACGACCCGCCTCGCCATCAAGAACTTCTGGGAGATCGCGGCCTTCGTCATCAACTCCCTGATCTTCCTCTTGATCGGCACCCAGATCCACCTGCCCGAGCTGTGGGCCATCTGGCCCACCATCCTGGCGGCGTTTGTCATCGTCACCCTCGCCAGGGCGGCGGCGTGCTATCCGTCCCTGCTCCTGCTCAACATGTCCGGAGAGAGGATCCCTGTCCGGTGGTTCCACGTCATCAACTGGGGGGGGATCCACGGGTCGATCCCCGTGGCCCTGGCACTGGGACTCCCCGATATCCCGGAGAGGGGGTTCATCGTCAACCTCGTCTTCGGGGTGGTTTTCCTCTCCCTGACCATCCAGGGGCTGACCATGTCTCCACTGGTTCACATGCTGGGGTTAGGCGGCAGGCTCGAAGAGGAAGAACAGTACGAACGTACCGTGGCCCGGTTAGTGGCGCTCAGCAAGGCTCTTGACGAACTGCGGCAGAAGCTTGCCTCCGGACGGGTGTCCAGAGCGATCCACGACAAGGTGGCGGGGGAACTGGAGGAAGATCTGAGGGTCGCCCGGTTCCGGATGGAGGAGCTTGAGACCGACCCCGCTGTCCAGCTTTCCTGGGAAAACCGTACCCGCCAGGCCAGCCTCACCCTGCAGAAGAGCACCCTCTACGAGATGATGATCCAGGGCAACCTCTCCCACGAATCGGCGGAAGAGCTGATGGGGGAGATCGACGTAGCCCTGGAGAAACTGGAAGGGGAAGGGAACTAG